Proteins encoded within one genomic window of Peptococcaceae bacterium:
- a CDS encoding DUF4320 family protein: MWKSPVMQAERGEGILTALYTLLLLTIVLFVGIDIAGYTAAAWKLRNACSETLTLMKIENGLSSEIESAFYEYATVQGLDATLVSVTGTPQKVQRGDIVVIKASMPYCLSSLRPFGQQLVFNINVEMWGMAQDFIRRDE; encoded by the coding sequence GTGTGGAAAAGCCCGGTCATGCAAGCTGAGCGGGGAGAAGGAATTTTAACCGCTCTCTATACACTTTTACTCCTGACCATTGTCTTATTTGTGGGGATAGACATTGCCGGTTACACCGCTGCAGCCTGGAAACTGCGCAATGCCTGCAGCGAAACCTTGACCCTGATGAAAATAGAAAATGGTCTCAGCAGCGAGATTGAAAGTGCTTTTTACGAGTATGCCACCGTCCAGGGGCTGGACGCAACGCTGGTTTCAGTCACAGGCACCCCGCAGAAGGTGCAAAGGGGCGACATCGTCGTCATCAAGGCTTCGATGCCGTATTGTTTGAGCTCCCTCCGCCCGTTCGGCCAGCAGCTGGTTTTTAATATTAACGTTGAAATGTGGGGGATGGCCCAGGACTTTATCAGGAGAGACGAATAA